The following coding sequences lie in one Oncorhynchus nerka isolate Pitt River linkage group LG14, Oner_Uvic_2.0, whole genome shotgun sequence genomic window:
- the LOC135575126 gene encoding fatty acid-binding protein, adipocyte-like isoform X1 has product MVEAFVGTWKMTSSENFDEYMKAIGVGFATRQMGNMAKPNLQFSIDDGVISMKSQSTFKTTEAKFKLNEEFDEMTADDRKTKTLMTFENGKLVQKQTWDGKTTTLERELQDGKLIAKCVMDDVVALRTYEKEV; this is encoded by the exons ATGGTCGAGGCATTCGTTGGAACTTGGAAGATGACTTCAAGTGAGAATTTTGATGAATATATGAAGGCAATAG GTGTGGGTTTTGCTACTCGGCAGATGGGGAATATGGCGAAGCCCAATTTGCAGTTCAGCATCGACGACGGTGTAATATCAATGAAATCCCAGAGCACTTTCAAAACCACAGAGGCCAAGTTTAAACTGAATGAAGAATTCGACGAGATGACTGCAGATGACAGGAAAACCAAG ACTCTGATGACCTTTGAGAACGGAAAACTGGTGCAGAAACAAACTTGGGACGGCAAGACTACCACGCTCGAGCGGGAGTTGCAAGATGGAAAATTGATTGCG AAATGTGTAATGGATGATGTGGTGGCGCTGAGGACCTATGAGAAAGAGGTGTGA
- the LOC135575126 gene encoding fatty acid-binding protein, adipocyte-like isoform X2, whose translation MVEAFVGTWKMTSSVGFATRQMGNMAKPNLQFSIDDGVISMKSQSTFKTTEAKFKLNEEFDEMTADDRKTKTLMTFENGKLVQKQTWDGKTTTLERELQDGKLIAKCVMDDVVALRTYEKEV comes from the exons ATGGTCGAGGCATTCGTTGGAACTTGGAAGATGACTTCAA GTGTGGGTTTTGCTACTCGGCAGATGGGGAATATGGCGAAGCCCAATTTGCAGTTCAGCATCGACGACGGTGTAATATCAATGAAATCCCAGAGCACTTTCAAAACCACAGAGGCCAAGTTTAAACTGAATGAAGAATTCGACGAGATGACTGCAGATGACAGGAAAACCAAG ACTCTGATGACCTTTGAGAACGGAAAACTGGTGCAGAAACAAACTTGGGACGGCAAGACTACCACGCTCGAGCGGGAGTTGCAAGATGGAAAATTGATTGCG AAATGTGTAATGGATGATGTGGTGGCGCTGAGGACCTATGAGAAAGAGGTGTGA
- the LOC135575127 gene encoding fatty acid-binding protein, adipocyte-like, whose amino-acid sequence MVEAFVGTWKMTSSENFDEYMKAIGVGFATRQMGNMAKPNLQFSIDDGVISMKSQSTFKTTEAKFKLNEEFDEMTADDRKTKTLMTFENGKLVQKQTWDGKTTTLERELQDGKLIAKCVMDDVVALRTYEKEV is encoded by the exons ATGGTCGAGGCATTCGTTGGAACTTGGAAGATGACTTCCAGTGAGAATTTTGATGAATATATGAAGGCAATAG GTGTGGGTTTTGCTACTCGGCAGATGGGGAATATGGCGAAGCCCAATTTGCAGTTCAGCATCGACGACGGTGTAATATCAATGAAATCCCAGAGCACTTTCAAAACCACAGAGGCCAAGTTTAAATTGAATGAAGAATTCGACGAGATGACTGCAGATGACAGGAAAACCAAG ACTCTGATGACCTTTGAGAACGGAAAACTGGTGCAGAAACAAACTTGGGACGGCAAGACTACCACGCTCGAGCGGGAGTTGCAAGATGGAAAATTGATTGCG AAATGTGTAATGGATGATGTGGTGGCGCTGAGGACCTATGAGAAAGAGGTGTGA